A genomic window from Armatimonadota bacterium includes:
- a CDS encoding S9 family peptidase, protein MSPRPIEIEDLLAVRFPHDPAVSPDGTQVVFALGRLDVESNEIRSALWMVPAGGGPPVPFTSEEARDTKPIWSPDGRRIAFLSTRGGRRLGRKRGAPQLWVMPAGGGEAVQRTFFRDGVAQPAWSPDGRLLAFASRGSPEHLERREDEEVVVREIRRAKYKFDGLGWVERPAHIWTVSRDGGTPVRLTDGEFDHEFPVWLNDHEVVFVANRTPASDLSLARDLWVVDVRTREMRQITQHGGPCLSPTPSPDGRWIAFIGHDLHAGPATNMAVYVVPSAGGPVTNLTERFDRSVGNAVGSDLRLTPLVPRLAWDGDGAILFLASDAGQTHLYAVRPGEGTVRQMTAGAEVVADFHVGGGTTVVQRIGSASFDELWALTDGHLRPLTGVNDGLAGEVALGSPERFSYLGADGWPMEGWILTPPGFDPSRRYPAVLRIHGGPHAAFGDACSHYAQLLAARGYVVIMTNPRGSQGYGEAFTRAVVGDWGGKDAEDILLGLEAVLARGFVDPGRVAVTGGSYGGFMTNWLITHTPRFRCAVSEVCVSNLHNFYGTSDIGATWGEAEWGATPWDDPQTLLARSPLTFVRNVQTPVLLTANEDDHRCPVEQSEQFFIALKKLGKDAVFLRFPGESHTMSSSGRPRARLERLKRLLEWYAQHLQETRSAVPAGR, encoded by the coding sequence ATGAGTCCCCGTCCGATCGAGATCGAGGATCTCCTGGCCGTCCGCTTCCCGCACGATCCCGCCGTATCCCCCGATGGCACACAGGTCGTCTTCGCTCTCGGTCGGCTCGATGTCGAGTCGAACGAGATCCGATCGGCGCTGTGGATGGTGCCGGCAGGCGGCGGCCCGCCGGTCCCGTTCACCAGCGAGGAAGCCCGTGACACGAAGCCCATCTGGTCTCCCGACGGACGCCGGATCGCCTTCCTCTCCACGCGCGGCGGCAGGCGCCTGGGCCGGAAGAGGGGCGCGCCGCAGCTGTGGGTGATGCCTGCCGGCGGCGGGGAGGCGGTGCAGCGGACCTTCTTCCGAGACGGTGTCGCGCAGCCCGCCTGGTCGCCGGACGGACGCCTGCTCGCCTTCGCTTCGCGGGGCAGCCCGGAGCACCTCGAACGGCGGGAGGACGAGGAGGTGGTCGTCCGGGAGATCCGCCGGGCGAAATACAAGTTCGACGGCCTCGGCTGGGTGGAGCGCCCGGCGCACATCTGGACGGTCTCCCGGGATGGGGGAACCCCCGTCCGGCTCACCGACGGCGAGTTCGACCACGAGTTCCCGGTGTGGCTGAACGACCACGAGGTCGTGTTCGTGGCCAACCGCACCCCGGCATCGGATCTCAGCCTGGCCCGCGACCTGTGGGTGGTGGACGTGCGCACGCGTGAGATGCGGCAGATCACGCAGCACGGCGGCCCCTGCCTCTCGCCCACCCCCTCCCCGGACGGGCGGTGGATCGCCTTCATCGGCCACGACCTCCACGCGGGGCCGGCGACGAACATGGCGGTCTACGTCGTCCCCTCTGCCGGCGGGCCGGTCACCAATCTCACGGAACGTTTCGACCGCTCGGTGGGCAACGCCGTGGGCAGCGACCTGCGGCTCACCCCTCTCGTCCCCCGACTGGCCTGGGACGGCGACGGGGCGATCCTCTTCCTGGCCAGCGACGCGGGCCAGACGCACCTCTACGCGGTGCGGCCCGGAGAAGGGACGGTGCGGCAGATGACCGCCGGGGCCGAAGTGGTCGCGGACTTCCACGTCGGCGGCGGGACGACGGTCGTCCAGCGCATCGGCTCCGCCTCGTTCGACGAGCTGTGGGCGCTGACCGACGGGCACCTGCGCCCCCTGACCGGCGTGAACGACGGCCTGGCCGGGGAGGTCGCGCTCGGATCGCCGGAACGCTTCTCCTACCTCGGGGCCGACGGCTGGCCGATGGAAGGCTGGATCCTGACCCCGCCCGGCTTTGACCCCTCCCGGCGCTACCCGGCCGTCCTGCGCATCCACGGAGGACCGCACGCGGCCTTCGGCGACGCCTGCAGCCATTACGCGCAGCTCCTCGCCGCCCGCGGATACGTCGTGATCATGACCAACCCGCGCGGGAGCCAGGGCTACGGGGAGGCGTTCACCCGCGCGGTGGTCGGGGACTGGGGCGGCAAAGACGCTGAGGACATCCTGCTGGGCCTGGAGGCCGTGCTGGCGCGGGGCTTCGTCGATCCCGGACGCGTCGCGGTCACCGGAGGTTCCTACGGCGGGTTCATGACGAACTGGCTGATCACGCACACCCCGCGGTTTCGCTGCGCCGTCAGCGAGGTATGCGTCAGCAACCTGCACAACTTCTACGGCACGAGCGACATCGGCGCGACCTGGGGCGAAGCCGAATGGGGGGCGACGCCGTGGGACGATCCGCAGACCCTGCTGGCCCGCTCGCCGCTGACCTTCGTCCGGAACGTCCAGACCCCCGTCCTGCTCACGGCCAATGAGGACGACCATCGCTGTCCGGTCGAGCAGTCCGAGCAGTTCTTCATCGCCCTGAAGAAGCTGGGAAAGGACGCCGTCTTCCTTCGCTTCCCGGGGGAGAGCCACACCATGAGCAGCAGCGGCCGGCCCAGAGCGCGACTCGAGCGGCTGAAGCGCCTGCTGGAATGGTATGCTCAGCACCTGCAGGAGACCAGATCGGCTGTGCCGGCGGGGCGGTAG
- a CDS encoding cupin domain-containing protein — protein sequence MRGSMKDLPVILDVPEGKIWQVEWGGNIVEFGKFNQPVDPAPFFKGLPDDRCQCPHWGYVLKGRLRYRFKDHEEIYEAGDAYYAPPGHTPVLEAGVEYVELSPMKELAKTMEVVKRNMQMMNQV from the coding sequence ATGCGCGGTTCAATGAAAGACCTGCCGGTGATTCTCGACGTTCCCGAGGGCAAGATCTGGCAGGTGGAATGGGGCGGCAACATCGTCGAGTTCGGCAAGTTCAACCAGCCTGTTGACCCCGCTCCATTTTTCAAGGGCCTGCCTGACGATCGTTGTCAGTGTCCGCACTGGGGTTATGTGCTCAAAGGCCGTCTGCGCTATCGTTTCAAGGATCACGAGGAAATCTACGAAGCGGGCGATGCCTATTACGCGCCCCCAGGCCACACTCCCGTGTTGGAAGCGGGCGTCGAGTACGTTGAACTCAGCCCGATGAAGGAACTGGCCAAGACGATGGAAGTCGTCAAGCGTAACATGCAGATGATGAACCAAGTCTGA
- a CDS encoding RNA polymerase sigma factor, which yields MQRGNEYQAHRGRRVNTDLVRQAQAGDTESLGILLERWRPYMYARALQLLVSRDAAEDAVQDACVIALSRIAEIRNPASFGSWIYAVVTNVCRGMLRKGGRVGAASLGLERYLYLHHPEQMAEHYLESVAFKDLVWRALSGLGEDLRVAVMLRYFSSYRSYEEIALILGVPVGTVRSRLAAAKDQLLRQLQAVRPAHPEASAGTTTFTVKTLGEIWRGLWQGDARPFDFFDADLRFTFVYPDAPPSSRSGIASWKDEVRGDVLAGTVVYPDRVVASHTVSIIEGRIENAPETPTRCPPGAVAVLFHGAHRITRMRIHMEPRPAGTRDRSPRSSPA from the coding sequence TTGCAGCGCGGCAACGAGTATCAGGCTCATCGAGGCAGGCGGGTTAATACCGACCTCGTCCGTCAGGCCCAGGCAGGGGATACCGAAAGCCTGGGCATCCTTCTGGAACGCTGGCGCCCCTATATGTACGCGCGGGCTCTGCAGCTCCTGGTCTCACGCGACGCGGCGGAGGACGCGGTGCAGGACGCCTGTGTCATCGCTCTTTCCCGCATCGCCGAGATCCGAAACCCTGCTTCCTTTGGGAGCTGGATCTATGCCGTCGTGACGAACGTGTGCCGCGGTATGCTCCGAAAGGGCGGCAGAGTGGGCGCAGCCTCCCTGGGGCTGGAGAGATACTTATACCTCCACCACCCGGAACAGATGGCGGAGCATTACCTGGAGTCCGTCGCCTTCAAAGACCTGGTCTGGCGGGCCCTGTCCGGCCTGGGCGAAGATCTGAGAGTAGCGGTGATGCTGCGCTATTTCTCCTCCTACCGTTCCTATGAGGAGATCGCCCTGATCCTCGGGGTGCCGGTGGGGACGGTACGGAGCCGCCTGGCCGCGGCGAAGGATCAGCTGCTGCGTCAACTGCAGGCCGTGCGCCCGGCCCATCCGGAGGCCTCCGCCGGCACAACGACGTTTACCGTGAAGACCCTGGGGGAGATCTGGCGCGGTCTCTGGCAAGGTGACGCGCGGCCGTTCGACTTCTTCGATGCGGATCTGCGCTTTACGTTCGTCTACCCGGATGCGCCGCCATCCTCGCGTTCCGGCATCGCCTCCTGGAAAGATGAAGTGCGGGGCGACGTTCTTGCCGGCACCGTCGTCTACCCGGATCGTGTCGTCGCCTCCCACACGGTGTCGATTATCGAAGGTCGCATCGAAAACGCGCCGGAGACGCCGACGCGCTGCCCTCCCGGCGCCGTCGCCGTGCTCTTCCACGGCGCGCACCGCATCACGCGCATGCGCATCCACATGGAACCCCGCCCGGCCGGGACGAGGGACCGCTCGCCCCGGTCGTCTCCGGCATAG
- the pyk gene encoding pyruvate kinase — protein MKLLRTPRQWDRRTTIVATLGPATCTPELVRRLIEAGADVFRLNFSHGTQETHAEAYALVREAERAVGRPVAVLQDLAGPKVRVGPLPGGSVALREGEPLILSADSAGDGGRRIATTHPGLVRDVRKGDRILLDDGALELLVEATGREGVRTRVVRGGILYAHKGLNVPGVPLRVPVMTEKDYDDLAFGIRLGVDYVAMSFVQRPEDLVPCRRAMARLGRQVPIVAKLEKAGAIVALEGILRTADAVMVARGDLGVELPAEQVPVLQKTIIARANDVGIPVITATQMLDSMVDHPRPTRAETSDVANAILDGTDAVMLSEETAVGKYPVEAVAMMDRIARVVESTNPAIFTARAGARRGTAASVARAAAGLADELNVRAIVVITRTGRTAELVSKQRARAPLVAFTEEEGTARRLTLWWGIRAYATTFLDNTDAMLTHVEGELLRRRLAAAGETIVLVGSAPVVARGRTNFVKVHRIRSANTAQRRRPAEARR, from the coding sequence GTGAAACTGCTCCGGACGCCGCGGCAGTGGGACCGCCGCACGACGATCGTCGCCACGCTGGGCCCCGCCACCTGTACCCCTGAGCTCGTTCGCCGGCTCATCGAGGCCGGCGCCGATGTGTTCCGCCTGAACTTCTCTCACGGCACGCAGGAGACGCACGCCGAAGCGTACGCCCTGGTCCGGGAGGCGGAGCGGGCCGTGGGGCGGCCGGTGGCGGTGCTGCAGGACCTGGCCGGGCCGAAGGTGCGGGTGGGACCGCTGCCGGGCGGCTCCGTCGCGCTGCGCGAAGGAGAGCCGCTCATCCTCTCGGCGGACTCCGCGGGCGACGGGGGGCGGCGTATTGCGACCACCCACCCCGGGCTGGTCCGGGATGTGCGCAAGGGCGACCGCATCCTCCTGGACGACGGCGCGCTGGAACTCCTGGTGGAAGCGACCGGCAGAGAGGGTGTCCGCACGCGCGTGGTCCGCGGGGGAATCCTCTACGCGCACAAGGGGCTGAACGTGCCCGGGGTGCCCCTGCGCGTGCCGGTGATGACGGAGAAGGATTACGACGACCTGGCCTTCGGGATCCGACTGGGCGTCGATTATGTGGCGATGAGCTTCGTCCAGCGCCCGGAAGACCTCGTCCCGTGCCGGCGGGCCATGGCCCGTCTGGGCCGCCAGGTGCCCATCGTGGCCAAACTGGAGAAGGCGGGCGCGATCGTCGCCCTGGAGGGGATCCTCCGCACGGCGGACGCGGTGATGGTGGCCCGGGGCGACCTGGGGGTGGAACTGCCGGCCGAGCAGGTGCCGGTGCTGCAGAAGACCATCATTGCCAGGGCCAACGATGTGGGCATCCCGGTGATCACGGCCACGCAGATGCTGGACTCGATGGTGGACCACCCGCGGCCGACGCGCGCGGAAACCTCGGACGTGGCCAATGCCATCCTGGACGGGACCGATGCGGTAATGCTGTCGGAGGAGACCGCCGTCGGGAAGTATCCCGTGGAAGCCGTGGCCATGATGGACCGCATCGCCCGCGTCGTGGAATCCACGAACCCCGCCATCTTCACGGCCCGCGCCGGCGCCCGGCGGGGGACGGCCGCCTCCGTGGCCCGCGCCGCGGCGGGGCTGGCCGACGAGCTGAACGTCCGGGCCATCGTCGTCATCACGCGCACCGGCCGCACCGCGGAACTAGTCAGCAAGCAGCGGGCCCGCGCTCCGCTGGTCGCCTTCACCGAGGAGGAAGGCACCGCCCGCCGCCTGACGCTGTGGTGGGGCATCCGGGCCTACGCCACGACGTTTCTGGACAACACCGACGCCATGCTCACCCACGTCGAAGGCGAGCTCCTCCGCCGCCGGCTGGCCGCGGCCGGAGAGACCATCGTCCTGGTGGGCTCGGCCCCGGTGGTGGCGCGAGGGCGCACCAACTTCGTGAAGGTACACCGCATTCGGAGCGCGAACACGGCCCAGCGAAGACGGCCTGCGGAGGCCCGCCGATGA
- a CDS encoding aminopeptidase gives MVDPRIDKLARVLVHYSLKIRPGDLFRISGPALAAPLIVAVYREGLAAGAHPFVRVGLDGLEEIYFKHASEEQLRFVSELQRQETERITASLGIWGEWNTRELTRIDPKRVALRREATRELQQRFLERAAAGELRWCGTQYPTHAEAQDAEMSLAEYEDFVFGAGLLDREDPVAAWEQVRREQDRIVAFLNRRNRLVVRGPDIDLEISVEGRRWINAAGESNFPDGEVFTGPVEDSANGRVRFSFPAIYDGREVEGVELVFERGKVVQARAAKGEEFLKAMLDTDAGARYLGEFAFGTNYHITQFTRNILFDEKIGGTLHMALGAGYPETGSKNVSGLHWDMICDLRTGAEVIADGEVIYRNGRFLI, from the coding sequence ATGGTTGACCCCCGCATCGACAAGCTGGCCAGGGTTCTGGTCCACTACTCGCTCAAGATCCGCCCCGGCGATCTCTTTCGGATCAGCGGTCCCGCCCTGGCCGCTCCGCTGATTGTCGCCGTCTACCGCGAGGGGCTGGCGGCCGGCGCCCACCCCTTCGTCCGGGTCGGTCTGGACGGGCTGGAGGAGATCTACTTCAAGCACGCTTCGGAGGAACAGCTGCGGTTCGTGTCCGAACTCCAGCGGCAGGAGACCGAGCGCATCACCGCATCGCTGGGCATCTGGGGCGAGTGGAACACGCGCGAGCTGACCCGGATCGATCCCAAGCGCGTCGCCCTGCGTCGCGAGGCCACGCGCGAGCTGCAGCAGCGGTTCCTGGAGCGGGCCGCGGCCGGGGAACTGCGCTGGTGCGGGACGCAGTACCCGACCCATGCCGAGGCCCAGGACGCCGAGATGTCCCTGGCCGAGTACGAGGACTTCGTCTTCGGCGCGGGACTGCTGGACCGCGAGGACCCGGTCGCGGCCTGGGAGCAGGTGCGCAGGGAGCAGGACCGGATCGTGGCCTTTCTCAACCGCCGCAACCGTCTCGTCGTGCGCGGGCCGGACATCGATCTGGAGATCTCCGTGGAGGGGCGGAGGTGGATCAACGCCGCGGGCGAGTCCAACTTCCCGGACGGCGAGGTCTTCACGGGGCCGGTTGAGGACTCGGCGAACGGCCGCGTCCGCTTCAGCTTCCCCGCCATCTACGACGGCCGCGAGGTGGAGGGCGTGGAACTGGTGTTTGAGCGCGGCAAGGTGGTCCAGGCCCGCGCCGCCAAGGGGGAGGAGTTTCTGAAGGCGATGCTGGATACCGACGCCGGCGCGCGCTACCTGGGCGAGTTCGCCTTCGGCACGAACTACCACATCACGCAGTTCACGCGCAACATCCTGTTCGACGAGAAGATCGGCGGGACGCTGCACATGGCCCTGGGCGCCGGCTACCCTGAGACGGGATCGAAGAACGTCTCAGGGCTGCACTGGGACATGATCTGCGACCTGCGCACCGGCGCCGAGGTGATCGCGGACGGCGAGGTAATCTACCGCAACGGCCGGTTCCTGATCTAG
- a CDS encoding LemA family protein: MEMLIVLGIIALLVLFFIAMYNRLVVLRNRIENAWSQIDVQLRRRYDLIPNLVETVKGYAAHERAVFERVTEARARALAAGGVAQQAQAENMLTQALRSLFAVAENYPQLRASENFQKLQSDLSDTENKIMFSRQFYNDTVMQYDNARESFPTNIVARLAGFGPKEYFEAEAVSREPVKVQF; this comes from the coding sequence ATGGAGATGCTGATCGTGCTGGGGATCATCGCCCTGCTCGTGCTGTTCTTCATCGCGATGTACAACCGGCTGGTCGTCCTGCGCAACCGCATCGAGAACGCCTGGTCGCAGATCGACGTGCAGCTGCGCCGCCGCTATGATCTGATCCCCAACCTGGTCGAAACGGTCAAAGGGTACGCGGCGCACGAACGCGCGGTCTTCGAACGGGTCACCGAAGCGCGGGCCCGGGCCCTGGCCGCGGGCGGGGTGGCGCAGCAGGCCCAGGCCGAGAACATGCTCACCCAGGCCCTGCGCTCCCTGTTCGCCGTGGCGGAAAACTACCCCCAGCTGCGGGCCAGCGAGAACTTCCAGAAGTTGCAGTCCGACCTCTCCGACACCGAGAACAAGATCATGTTCTCCCGGCAATTCTACAACGACACGGTGATGCAGTACGACAACGCGCGGGAGTCCTTCCCGACCAACATCGTGGCCCGGCTGGCCGGCTTCGGGCCGAAGGAGTACTTCGAGGCGGAGGCGGTCTCGCGCGAACCGGTCAAAGTGCAGTTCTGA
- a CDS encoding threonine/serine dehydratase yields MQVPTLADVFSARLRIRPYLRPTPLYAYPSLDRLVGAEIWVKHENHQPVGAFKVRGGVNLLSQLPADERRRGVIAASTGNHGQSVAFAARLFGVRAIICVPEGANPVKVEAIRDLGADVVMHGRDYDDAREHCERLAAAEGYRYIHSGNEPLLIAGVATVTLEILEERPDVEAIIVPVGGGSGAAGACVVVSAMRPDVRVIGVQSAEAPAAYRSWRARRLVEDRMGTYAEGLATRTAFELPQRILWEHLRDFVLVSDDEIRAAQRAMIEKTRNLVEAAGAAPLAAALSLREQLAGRRVALICSGGNVSPDQLRALLSP; encoded by the coding sequence ATGCAGGTCCCCACGCTGGCCGACGTCTTCAGCGCCCGGTTGCGGATCCGTCCCTACCTCCGACCGACGCCGCTGTACGCCTATCCGTCGCTCGATCGCCTGGTCGGCGCGGAGATCTGGGTGAAGCACGAAAACCACCAGCCCGTCGGCGCGTTCAAAGTGCGGGGCGGCGTGAACCTGCTCTCCCAGCTGCCCGCGGACGAGCGGCGGCGGGGCGTCATCGCCGCGTCCACCGGCAATCACGGCCAGTCCGTCGCCTTCGCCGCACGGCTGTTCGGGGTCCGCGCCATCATCTGCGTCCCCGAGGGCGCGAACCCGGTCAAGGTGGAGGCGATACGGGACCTGGGCGCGGACGTCGTTATGCACGGTCGCGACTACGACGACGCGCGGGAGCACTGCGAGCGCCTGGCCGCCGCGGAGGGCTACCGCTACATCCACTCCGGCAACGAGCCGCTGCTCATCGCCGGCGTGGCCACCGTCACGCTGGAGATCCTGGAGGAGCGGCCCGACGTCGAAGCGATCATCGTGCCTGTCGGTGGGGGCAGCGGCGCGGCCGGGGCCTGCGTCGTCGTCAGCGCGATGCGCCCCGATGTGCGGGTGATCGGCGTGCAGTCCGCCGAAGCGCCCGCCGCCTATCGCTCCTGGCGGGCCCGTCGGCTGGTCGAGGACCGCATGGGCACCTACGCCGAGGGGCTGGCCACCCGCACGGCGTTCGAGCTCCCCCAGCGCATCCTCTGGGAGCACCTGCGCGACTTCGTCCTCGTCAGCGACGACGAGATCCGCGCCGCACAGCGCGCGATGATCGAGAAGACCCGCAACCTCGTTGAGGCCGCCGGGGCGGCGCCCCTGGCCGCGGCGCTCAGCCTCCGGGAGCAGCTCGCCGGCCGGCGCGTCGCCCTGATCTGCAGCGGCGGCAACGTCAGCCCGGACCAGCTGCGCGCCCTGCTCAGCCCGTAG
- a CDS encoding twin-arginine translocation signal domain-containing protein gives MADGEWVWMQVADGRWRLTRRELLKTAGALAAAAGLGPLLLPRGASAQPVTLRILQWRHFVPPYDEWLDRVFAPKWGEKNGVRVVIDHIGLADIPAVAAAESSRVAAGADPGHDLIQHLSPPATLERQVDTDAHREVVEELKRKAGNYIPLAEKSTFNPVTRRYFGVSDNFVPDPVHYRADLWRQVSARIVGTERVPLRGPVTWDHIRWGGRELKKLGHPVGLGLSQEIDTNMWLHALMYSWGTSEVDEESNVVIDRPPFRQRTLDALRFVKALYEEAMFPGVFAWTAASNNEEFLAGRISMAANAISITRTAQAQAIAALRRGEAPNSSPAVQFARNTWVTERAPQGPAGARGLEHVMGVYTLWRNRPAPVRNAAQKFLVDLILSYDPDVAAREGWAPGKFHASQAYDFPTFTGAISKEKRLAYLRDDPISKAAGDRKDKLATIETAFDWAYHVGWPGPSSAAMDEAFNTWVIPVMFARVAQGIDTPEAALSSAAAQLRRIYRKWREQGLVGGRF, from the coding sequence ATGGCTGATGGGGAGTGGGTCTGGATGCAGGTGGCCGACGGCCGCTGGCGGCTCACCCGGCGGGAACTGCTGAAGACCGCCGGCGCCCTGGCCGCCGCGGCAGGGCTGGGACCGCTGCTGCTGCCCCGCGGGGCGTCCGCGCAGCCGGTCACGCTCCGCATCCTGCAGTGGCGGCATTTCGTGCCGCCCTACGACGAGTGGCTGGACCGCGTCTTCGCCCCGAAGTGGGGGGAGAAGAACGGCGTACGCGTCGTCATCGACCACATCGGCCTGGCCGACATCCCGGCCGTCGCCGCGGCGGAGTCGTCCCGGGTGGCCGCCGGCGCCGATCCCGGCCACGACCTCATCCAGCACCTGAGCCCCCCGGCGACGCTGGAGCGCCAGGTGGACACCGACGCGCATCGCGAGGTCGTCGAGGAGCTCAAGCGGAAGGCGGGCAACTACATCCCCCTGGCCGAGAAGAGCACGTTCAATCCGGTGACGCGGCGCTACTTCGGCGTCTCGGACAACTTCGTCCCCGACCCCGTGCACTACCGGGCCGACCTCTGGCGGCAGGTCTCCGCGCGCATCGTGGGCACGGAGCGCGTCCCGCTGCGCGGCCCGGTGACCTGGGATCACATCCGCTGGGGCGGCCGGGAGTTGAAGAAGCTCGGGCACCCGGTCGGGCTGGGGCTCTCTCAGGAGATCGACACCAACATGTGGCTGCACGCCCTGATGTACTCCTGGGGCACCTCGGAGGTGGACGAGGAGAGCAACGTCGTCATCGACCGGCCGCCGTTCCGGCAGCGCACTCTCGACGCCCTGCGGTTCGTGAAGGCGTTGTACGAGGAGGCGATGTTCCCCGGGGTTTTCGCCTGGACCGCGGCCTCCAACAACGAAGAGTTCCTGGCCGGGCGCATCTCGATGGCCGCCAACGCCATCTCGATCACCCGCACCGCGCAGGCCCAGGCCATCGCCGCCCTGCGCCGGGGCGAGGCCCCCAACAGCTCCCCCGCCGTGCAGTTCGCGCGCAACACCTGGGTCACGGAGCGCGCCCCGCAGGGCCCGGCCGGAGCGCGGGGGTTGGAGCACGTCATGGGCGTCTACACCCTGTGGCGGAACCGACCGGCGCCGGTGCGCAACGCCGCCCAGAAGTTCCTGGTGGACCTCATCTTGAGCTACGACCCGGACGTCGCCGCCCGCGAGGGGTGGGCGCCGGGGAAGTTCCACGCCAGCCAGGCCTACGACTTCCCCACGTTCACGGGGGCCATCTCCAAGGAGAAGCGGCTGGCCTATCTGCGGGACGACCCGATCTCCAAAGCGGCCGGCGACCGCAAGGACAAACTGGCCACGATCGAAACGGCTTTTGACTGGGCCTACCATGTCGGCTGGCCGGGCCCGTCGAGCGCGGCGATGGACGAAGCCTTCAACACCTGGGTCATCCCGGTGATGTTCGCCCGGGTGGCCCAGGGTATCGACACGCCCGAGGCGGCGCTGTCCAGCGCGGCGGCACAGTTGCGGCGGATCTACCGCAAGTGGCGGGAGCAGGGCCTGGTCGGCGGGCGGTTCTAG
- a CDS encoding carbohydrate ABC transporter permease, with protein sequence MRARRRALALGRAGILGAFVIVAATPFAWMLITAFKRNSDLYNPLHNPFWFHEPPTLEHWQYVFTKTLYARWVLNTALVGVAVVAITLLLALPAAYSLARFLGRWGERASIAIFLVYLVPPTLLFIPMARVVTTLGLQNTLWSLIVVYPTITVPLSVWLLTGFLRGVPRELEEAALVDGCTRLRALWQVVIPLTLPGIVTVVIFGFTLSAQEFVYALTFVTSTAQKTVSVGVPADMVRGDIFDWGPLMASAFLASVPVAAMYYAVIERFVGSFTVSGAIK encoded by the coding sequence GTGCGGGCGCGGCGGCGGGCCCTGGCGCTGGGCCGGGCCGGCATTCTCGGCGCCTTCGTCATCGTCGCGGCCACGCCGTTCGCCTGGATGCTGATCACGGCCTTCAAGCGCAACTCCGACCTCTACAACCCCCTGCACAACCCCTTCTGGTTCCACGAGCCGCCGACGCTGGAGCACTGGCAGTACGTCTTCACGAAGACGCTGTACGCCCGCTGGGTGCTCAACACGGCGCTGGTGGGCGTGGCGGTGGTGGCAATCACGCTCCTGCTCGCCCTGCCGGCGGCCTACAGCCTGGCGCGCTTCCTGGGCCGCTGGGGCGAGCGGGCGAGCATCGCCATCTTCCTCGTCTACCTCGTCCCGCCGACGCTGCTGTTCATCCCCATGGCCAGGGTGGTGACGACGCTCGGCCTGCAGAACACCCTCTGGTCCCTGATCGTCGTCTATCCCACGATCACCGTGCCGCTGAGCGTCTGGCTGCTCACCGGCTTCCTGCGCGGCGTGCCGCGGGAACTGGAGGAAGCGGCCCTCGTGGACGGCTGCACCCGGCTGCGGGCGCTGTGGCAGGTGGTCATCCCGCTCACGCTGCCGGGCATCGTCACGGTGGTGATCTTCGGCTTCACCCTCTCCGCCCAGGAGTTCGTCTACGCCCTGACCTTCGTGACGAGCACCGCCCAGAAGACCGTCAGCGTCGGTGTGCCCGCGGACATGGTGCGGGGCGACATCTTCGACTGGGGGCCGCTGATGGCCTCGGCCTTTCTGGCCAGCGTGCCCGTGGCGGCGATGTACTACGCGGTGATCGAGCGGTTCGTGGGCAGCTTTACCGTCAGTGGGGCGATCAAGTGA
- a CDS encoding sugar ABC transporter permease: MALSVTRSLSTALSNGRALFERERVLGPLLLTPAVLYIALLVGFPFLFALYLSLTDATTGNPYGRYIGLDNFVEVFQDPVAMRALRNTFTFTVLAQVAVLVLANILAHALQRPFRGRGLVMFLVLLPWVAPVSLTTIGWLWIFHARFSILDWMLRGLGWLGPGENMFWLGRPNLAMFSVVTVHVWRMLPFATVILLAGLAALPRDVLDQAEVDGAGFWRRLFHIVLPLMAPVTAVAVLFGTIFTFTDMAVVYVLTRGGPFDTTQVLSSLAFFKGIFGGNLSVGASISLLLFPVLLVAAVMVLRLARRVEVA; this comes from the coding sequence GTGGCCCTGAGCGTGACGCGCTCGCTCTCCACCGCCCTGTCGAACGGGCGGGCCCTGTTCGAGCGCGAGCGCGTGCTCGGGCCTCTGCTGCTGACCCCCGCCGTGCTCTACATCGCGCTCCTCGTCGGCTTCCCCTTCCTCTTCGCCCTCTACCTCAGCCTGACCGACGCGACGACGGGCAACCCCTACGGGCGCTATATCGGCCTGGACAACTTCGTCGAGGTCTTCCAGGACCCGGTGGCGATGCGCGCCCTGCGCAACACCTTCACCTTCACCGTCCTGGCCCAGGTCGCGGTCCTGGTGCTGGCCAACATCCTGGCCCACGCCCTGCAGCGCCCCTTCCGGGGCCGCGGGCTGGTGATGTTCCTCGTGCTGCTGCCCTGGGTCGCCCCCGTCTCCCTGACGACGATCGGCTGGCTGTGGATCTTCCACGCCCGGTTCAGCATCCTCGACTGGATGCTGCGCGGCCTCGGCTGGCTGGGACCCGGCGAGAACATGTTCTGGCTGGGCCGGCCGAACCTGGCGATGTTCTCCGTGGTCACCGTGCACGTCTGGCGCATGCTGCCCTTCGCCACGGTGATCCTCCTGGCCGGCCTGGCCGCGCTGCCCCGCGACGTGCTCGATCAGGCCGAGGTGGACGGCGCCGGCTTCTGGCGGCGGCTGTTCCACATCGTCCTGCCCCTGATGGCGCCCGTGACCGCGGTGGCCGTGCTGTTCGGCACGATCTTCACCTTCACAGATATGGCCGTGGTGTATGTCCTGACCCGGGGCGGCCCCTTCGACACCACGCAGGTCCTCTCCAGCCTGGCCTTCTTCAAGGGGATCTTCGGCGGCAACCTCAGCGTGGGCGCCTCGATCTCCCTGCTCCTCTTCCCCGTGCTCCTGGTCGCCGCCGTGATGGTGCTGCGCCTGGCGCGCCGCGTGGAGGTGGCCTAG